GAAATCAATAACTTTATGACAGAACTGCTGTTGTTGTTATTAAGCTAACGGTACATTTATTTAGCAACGAGCCAAAAAATAATCTACATCTATAATTCAATTGATTATCTTCATAAttaagagaaaaaatatttcctagGCAGGCTTTCTTTCTTCCTAATATTTGACAGAgtttatgaatgtaaaacagGCCCTGTTTCGTTGAATATGCGACTAAATGTACTGAgtttaagccaaaatatatatattgaagatATCTTAATGTATTTATTGCAGCAGATATGGACAGACTAGGAGTAGCTCTCACAGTTTTGTCTGTTTCCATGCTGACTAATGCAGCTCCACCAGTGTGGCCGTCAGCTTTTAGCGTAGACTTCCAGGAAAGATCTCATTTGTCGTTTGtgactttatttttaaataacggTTCCTGGTATTACAATTTTGACAACAAGCAAGCCCGGTTTGACCATCTCCGAGGACAGAAAGATTGGTTCTGCATGAACCAACATCTCAGTGACCACGATAAACAAGCTCCGTGTAACatgttgttttcaaatgataCCAATTTATACATTCATTATCCTGAAGCAAAGACGTGCTGCCGTTTGTGTGGACAAGAAAATTATTGTACAGTAATGGAACCTGATTGGTTGAAGAATGCCACATTTTTTGGTGATGAGATGTTTTATGGTTCCAAATGTCATGGATGGCAGACACCTGGATTTACTTTTATGGACACGTGGTATGTGACAGATGAGAATGTTCCTTGTCAGTACCATGAGAAATCAGACCATCTCGGCACTATACATAACATTACATTTAACCAGAAATCATTCAACCTAGGACCTCCTAATCCGGATATATTCAATGTTCCTTCCTATTGTCACAAAGAGTGCCCTAATCCATTTAAAGGACAGAAAATGTTTCTATAAAACTGTAATTCgacaaaactttttaatttgaatactTTATTATTTGAATCATCTAAAGAATAGATGTAAAACAAGGGAAGATTAACAAAACAGTGTCCAAgaaaattcatcaaaatttaaCAGCACCATTGCGAGAAAAACTCAATTCGCTGAAATCATTGATAAGAAcgaattttcatataaaatggaCGTCTTTTTTTGCAAGACTGAAAACGTTACATCATAATTCAACATGCGCATACTATATATATGCCATTTTTTCTCCACAAGATCTTATGCtctttattttagtttatttcaatGTTAACTTATATATACTATCTACAATAGTtccaaaatatacaaaaaatataccatagcaATGCTTGAGACCCACAAAAGAACAATAACTACATCTCTACTACATTCAATTCTTCTTGTTCTATATTGATCACTTTAGAAGATTAATTATAGTTCGAGGTGGGGTTTTTCCACCGTTTGTACCCATTTAAGTGCGTTAATCGTCCAAAAAGGGGGATTCCAACCCTCGAACCCCCTCCCCCTGGATCTTCTACTGGCGCAACTATAGAAGACATGAGTACAAAAGGATATATATGAATTACAAATAGATTCTAAATGGTCAAATTTTAATTCTGATACGGGAAAAAAGGTCACACACAGTAAGTACACCAAATAACACTATCGTAGAAAAATCTTCATCATAATTTCTACTTTCGGAAAATTTTAAGGCTTgataaattgtgtttttaaattaagtaGATCGTAACACAATATTTACCtccagattttttaaagttttttattgGTCAAGATTTCTATAATATCCCTGACGTGAATACAAAATCTTCTTTTAAAAAACTCCAATTGAAGATGTTATTAATGAGTCCTTTAGTTAcatcatgaaatatatcaaacagTGCATATTATTTAGTTATATATATGTtgcaggcattttctaaatttaggcattttgtaaaatgactgaattttcAGGCAATTTACAAAATGACTAAAGATTCGTAgccattttgtaaaatgactgaaattttgaaaaaaaaatcaacaagttGCCAGTTCAGTTTCAGGCAATTTGAAGAAGAATGATATCATTTAGATGTGGACAAAAACACTATATCttgcaaataaaaataactaataGTTTGTTTGAATCAATTTATTATCCAAAAAAACTGCTAGGACGGTTTTTCGTCACATTATGTGTTCTTTTTAGTGAATTACGTTAAATATGtacatttatgattattttttccaAATGACAGCAGAACAAATTTCTCtttcaatataacaaaattcacaaacgattttttaaaaagttcaaattCAATCAGTGAAATTAAACATAtgaaacaaagacaaaaaaggATTGTTTATAATTGACTGCTTGCTGTTTGTATGCTTTCATGCATTTTTAAGacgaaaatgtttttttaaatttatatgggTTATTTTGGTAACTGAATTAATCTGGATAAAGGACAGAAATTATGACTGCCGCTTGCCCATCTATAGCATGGGTTTCGCGATACAAAGTGGGTTATGGTTGTGATTCCAAAATATGAGTATATTCATATTCACTGCTTCAAGTAAATTTCAGTTATGAATGCATCATCCGTAATGGGCAGATCTGATTCAGTCCGTTAAAAGCTATAAGTCAAATTTTACAACAAACAATGTATTTGCAAAAAATCAGGACAAATATTGTGCTCAGTTCTGTCATCCaaacattttgaagaaaaaaaaaattg
This Mytilus trossulus isolate FHL-02 chromosome 14, PNRI_Mtr1.1.1.hap1, whole genome shotgun sequence DNA region includes the following protein-coding sequences:
- the LOC134696442 gene encoding uncharacterized protein LOC134696442; this translates as MDRLGVALTVLSVSMLTNAAPPVWPSAFSVDFQERSHLSFVTLFLNNGSWYYNFDNKQARFDHLRGQKDWFCMNQHLSDHDKQAPCNMLFSNDTNLYIHYPEAKTCCRLCGQENYCTVMEPDWLKNATFFGDEMFYGSKCHGWQTPGFTFMDTWYVTDENVPCQYHEKSDHLGTIHNITFNQKSFNLGPPNPDIFNVPSYCHKECPNPFKGQKMFL